Proteins from a genomic interval of Methanofollis formosanus:
- a CDS encoding HD domain-containing protein, protein MHRMDDEIDLIRNYVETTLRASGSHGFDHILRVTRLCEAIGRVEGADMRVLIPAALFHDIARPLEEERGFSHEEEGARIAEDYLRSVRYDTDRIPLIAHAIRTHRYRSTATPETLEAKILSDADKLDALGAVGIARTFLRAGEHGGGIQDAVDHIGDKLLKLKGLMYTDGARQIAEERHELLTRFVENLDEEMHVGGRCR, encoded by the coding sequence ATGCACCGCATGGACGACGAGATCGATCTGATCAGAAACTACGTTGAGACGACCCTCCGGGCGTCGGGTTCCCACGGCTTCGACCACATCCTCCGGGTCACCCGCCTCTGCGAGGCGATCGGCCGGGTGGAGGGTGCCGATATGCGGGTGCTCATCCCGGCCGCTCTCTTCCACGATATCGCCCGACCTCTGGAGGAGGAGCGCGGGTTTTCCCATGAAGAGGAGGGGGCGCGGATCGCAGAAGACTATCTCAGGTCGGTCCGCTACGACACCGACCGCATCCCCCTGATCGCCCATGCCATCCGCACCCACCGCTACCGATCCACGGCAACGCCGGAGACCCTTGAGGCTAAGATCCTCTCTGACGCCGACAAACTCGACGCCCTCGGGGCGGTCGGCATCGCCCGGACCTTTCTGCGGGCCGGCGAACACGGCGGCGGGATCCAGGACGCCGTCGATCATATCGGGGATAAACTCCTGAAATTGAAGGGTTTGATGTACACCGACGGCGCCCGGCAGATCGCCGAAGAACGGCATGAATTACTCACCAGGTTTGTTGAGAACCTCGATGAGGAGATGCACGTCGGCGGCCGGTGTCGTTGA
- the radC gene encoding RadC family protein has protein sequence MKRISEVPALDRPREKIAVRGPEALTDRELIAAIIGSGGPGHDVFEVARAIERTLPAEGIPAYADLLAIPGVGAAKASQIAAAFELARRRFVPADVRITTPEDVIPLVRHIAERKQEYFVCLSLNGAGEVVGNRVVTKGLLNYSPVHPREVFADVITDRAASVVFVHNHPSGSPEPSREDIAITRQLLDAAGILGIRVLDHIILTRKNHLSMRERGLL, from the coding sequence ATGAAACGGATCTCCGAAGTTCCGGCCCTTGACCGCCCCAGGGAGAAGATCGCCGTCAGAGGGCCGGAGGCCCTCACCGACCGGGAACTCATCGCCGCGATCATCGGGAGCGGCGGACCCGGTCATGACGTCTTCGAGGTTGCACGGGCGATCGAAAGGACACTTCCCGCGGAAGGCATCCCCGCCTACGCCGACCTCCTCGCCATACCCGGCGTCGGCGCCGCCAAGGCATCCCAGATCGCCGCCGCCTTCGAACTCGCGAGAAGACGGTTCGTCCCCGCCGACGTCCGGATCACGACGCCCGAAGATGTCATCCCTCTCGTCCGCCACATTGCCGAGCGAAAACAGGAATATTTCGTCTGCCTCTCCCTCAACGGCGCCGGCGAGGTCGTCGGCAACCGCGTCGTCACCAAAGGCCTCCTCAACTACAGCCCGGTTCATCCCCGCGAGGTCTTTGCCGACGTCATCACCGACCGTGCCGCCTCGGTGGTCTTCGTCCACAACCATCCCTCGGGATCCCCGGAACCCAGCCGCGAGGACATCGCCATTACCAGACAACTCCTTGACGCCGCCGGGATCCTCGGGATCCGGGTCCTCGACCACATCATCCTCACCCGGAAAAACCACCTCTCCATGCGCGAGCGTGGCCTCCTGTGA
- a CDS encoding rubrerythrin family protein, with translation MATMENLMDAFAGESQANRKYQSFSEKADEEGFPNVARIYRAASRAEAIHARRELSVMGGVKSTAENLEASIAGETEEFTEMYPGFIEAAKQEGNTEAAVIFTHAMKAEQVHAGLYTKASEALRAGKDFEGAEVFLCPVCGNIEIGKPPERCPICGVPGAKFMMVE, from the coding sequence ATGGCAACGATGGAGAACCTCATGGATGCATTTGCCGGGGAGTCGCAGGCGAACAGGAAATACCAGTCTTTCTCTGAGAAGGCAGACGAAGAAGGGTTCCCGAATGTCGCACGTATCTACCGTGCGGCGTCCAGGGCCGAGGCGATCCATGCCCGCCGGGAACTCAGCGTGATGGGTGGGGTGAAGAGCACGGCCGAGAACCTGGAGGCGAGCATCGCCGGCGAGACCGAGGAGTTCACCGAGATGTACCCCGGTTTCATCGAGGCGGCGAAGCAGGAGGGAAACACCGAAGCGGCGGTCATCTTCACCCATGCGATGAAGGCCGAGCAGGTGCATGCCGGGCTGTACACGAAGGCCTCGGAGGCGTTGCGGGCCGGCAAGGACTTCGAGGGTGCCGAGGTGTTCCTCTGCCCGGTCTGCGGGAACATCGAGATCGGCAAACCCCCGGAGCGATGCCCGATCTGCGGGGTGCCGGGTGCGAAGTTTATGATGGTGGAGTGA
- a CDS encoding ATP-binding response regulator, whose protein sequence is MVVDRDADVLSRIRDTIGYDDTLPIVTCRSVDEALAHLAITPCYAVFARYQMTDTDSLAFLRTVRTRHPDVPFIFFAGTAQEEEIDEAFTSGNDLFLPTINGDSALEPLVRRLAAQRQTVRHLGMARIALERAGDLVFWLDADGRFVYVNETASALLGYSREEFMAMTLADIDPAFPAERWPEGWEEMKRRRRVSHESSHLTRGGTMVPLEIRGEYLLFDGREYLCAIARDISEHKQAMEAVQEANKKLNLLSGITRHDILNQVTALSGYLHLLGREVAAADNPKMQEYLERCKGAAETIQRQISFTRDYEALGVHGPAWQSMDEAVRRAAAAVLPAEVGLRAEIGALEVYADPMLEKVFFNLMENAVRHGDGVTGVRVGFSGDESGGIIVVEDDGAGVPDEEKSSIFEVGFGRKSGGFGLFLVQSILAITGMTIAETGREGEGARFEIRVPPGGYREGKGW, encoded by the coding sequence ATGGTGGTAGACCGTGATGCTGATGTTTTAAGCCGGATTAGAGATACGATCGGGTACGATGATACGCTCCCGATCGTCACCTGCCGGTCAGTGGACGAAGCACTGGCACACCTTGCAATCACTCCCTGTTACGCTGTTTTTGCCAGGTACCAGATGACAGATACCGACAGCCTCGCTTTCCTCAGGACAGTGCGGACCCGTCACCCGGATGTTCCTTTTATTTTCTTTGCCGGGACGGCACAGGAGGAGGAAATTGACGAGGCGTTCACATCAGGGAACGACCTCTTCCTTCCGACCATTAACGGGGATTCAGCACTCGAACCCCTCGTCCGTCGCCTCGCAGCACAAAGGCAGACGGTGCGCCACCTCGGCATGGCGCGGATTGCCCTCGAACGCGCCGGCGATCTGGTCTTCTGGCTGGATGCCGATGGGAGGTTCGTCTATGTCAACGAGACGGCGTCTGCGCTCCTGGGTTACTCCCGGGAAGAGTTCATGGCAATGACGCTCGCCGATATCGATCCCGCTTTTCCGGCAGAGCGGTGGCCTGAGGGCTGGGAGGAGATGAAACGGCGCCGTCGTGTCTCCCATGAATCTTCCCACCTGACGAGGGGGGGGACGATGGTCCCGCTGGAGATCAGGGGAGAATACCTTCTTTTTGACGGCAGGGAATATCTCTGCGCCATTGCCAGGGATATTTCCGAACACAAACAGGCGATGGAGGCGGTGCAGGAGGCGAACAAGAAACTCAACCTCCTCTCCGGCATCACCCGCCACGATATCCTCAACCAGGTCACCGCTCTCTCCGGCTACCTCCACCTCCTCGGCCGGGAGGTGGCTGCCGCGGACAACCCGAAGATGCAGGAGTATCTTGAGCGGTGCAAGGGAGCTGCAGAGACGATCCAGCGCCAGATCTCGTTTACCCGCGACTACGAGGCACTGGGCGTGCACGGGCCGGCGTGGCAGTCGATGGATGAGGCGGTGCGGCGGGCGGCGGCCGCCGTCCTGCCTGCCGAGGTCGGCCTTCGGGCCGAGATCGGGGCGCTGGAGGTCTATGCAGACCCGATGCTGGAGAAGGTCTTCTTCAACCTCATGGAGAACGCCGTCCGTCATGGCGACGGCGTGACCGGGGTGCGGGTCGGGTTCTCAGGGGACGAGAGCGGGGGGATCATCGTGGTGGAGGACGACGGCGCCGGCGTCCCGGATGAGGAGAAGTCTTCGATCTTTGAAGTGGGGTTTGGCAGGAAGAGCGGAGGGTTCGGGCTCTTTCTGGTGCAGTCGATCCTGGCCATCACCGGAATGACGATCGCGGAAACCGGGCGGGAGGGCGAGGGGGCGCGCTTTGAGATCAGGGTGCCGCCCGGGGGATACCGCGAGGGGAAGGGGTGGTAG
- a CDS encoding FAD-dependent oxidoreductase, with translation MPEVTVYSTRQCPYCRMVKAFLEKHGIEYRDIDAGAEENAAADLYRISGQLGVPVTIVGEEVIVGFDAPRLTEVFGAETGGDTFDVVILGAGPAGLTAAVYTARKSLSTLVISENIGGQAMESWAVENYMGYRMVTGEDLMNRFEEQARGANVRLELDRVIGVSRAPEGLFAVSTYAGQTFKARSVIVATGRRPRRLGVEGEEKFWGRGVSVCSTCDGPLFKDRDVAVVGGGNSAVTTALEMAGIARHVHLIVRSQVRADPLYADRLGEYENVTVHMPYTVTGLLGEEVLAGVRIREAKSGKERRLTVDGVFAEIGHEPNTAAVRDLISLNDQAEILVDENCRTNRPGIFAAGDVTSVRGKQIIIASGEGAKAALEAHAYLMAGGAQAAAKAAAAPARTPPLIPPHP, from the coding sequence ATGCCTGAAGTCACCGTCTACTCCACCAGACAATGTCCCTACTGCCGGATGGTCAAGGCCTTCCTGGAAAAGCACGGGATCGAGTACCGGGACATCGACGCCGGCGCCGAGGAGAATGCGGCCGCCGACCTCTACCGCATCTCCGGCCAGCTGGGCGTGCCGGTCACCATCGTCGGCGAAGAAGTGATCGTCGGCTTCGACGCCCCGCGGCTCACTGAAGTTTTCGGGGCGGAAACCGGCGGCGACACCTTCGACGTCGTCATCCTCGGCGCCGGGCCCGCCGGGCTGACGGCCGCCGTCTACACCGCCCGAAAATCCCTTTCCACCCTTGTCATCTCCGAGAACATCGGGGGACAGGCCATGGAGAGCTGGGCCGTCGAGAACTATATGGGCTATCGGATGGTCACCGGCGAAGACCTGATGAACAGGTTCGAGGAACAGGCCAGGGGCGCCAACGTCCGTCTCGAACTCGACCGCGTCATCGGGGTGAGCAGAGCACCCGAAGGGCTCTTTGCCGTCTCTACCTATGCGGGCCAGACCTTCAAGGCCAGGAGCGTCATCGTCGCCACCGGCCGTCGTCCCCGCCGCCTCGGCGTCGAAGGCGAAGAGAAGTTCTGGGGCCGCGGCGTCTCGGTCTGCTCCACCTGCGACGGCCCCCTCTTCAAGGACAGGGACGTCGCCGTCGTCGGCGGCGGGAACTCCGCCGTCACCACCGCCCTGGAGATGGCCGGAATCGCCCGCCACGTTCACCTCATCGTCCGCTCCCAGGTCAGGGCCGACCCTCTCTATGCCGACCGTCTCGGAGAATACGAGAATGTCACGGTGCACATGCCCTACACCGTGACCGGTCTCCTCGGCGAGGAGGTGCTCGCCGGCGTGCGGATCCGGGAAGCGAAAAGCGGGAAAGAGCGAAGACTCACGGTTGACGGCGTCTTTGCCGAGATCGGCCACGAACCCAACACCGCCGCCGTCAGGGATCTGATCAGCCTCAACGACCAGGCCGAGATCCTGGTGGACGAGAACTGCCGGACCAACCGCCCCGGCATCTTTGCCGCCGGCGACGTCACCTCGGTGCGGGGCAAACAGATCATCATCGCCTCAGGCGAAGGTGCGAAGGCCGCCCTCGAGGCCCACGCCTACCTGATGGCTGGCGGAGCACAGGCCGCGGCAAAAGCCGCCGCCGCGCCGGCCCGCACCCCCCCGCTCATCCCGCCTCACCCCTGA